The Prevotella sp. oral taxon 299 str. F0039 genome has a segment encoding these proteins:
- a CDS encoding 3'-5' exonuclease, with protein MKDFVAIDFETANSERSSVCSIGIVIVRNGVITDSFYSTIQPEPNYYSYWCTKVHGLTKSDTEESPCFHEIWKQIEPKIGNLPFVAHNSRFDESCLKAVFRVYQMDYPDYIFFDTLAAARRVLPHLPNHQLHTVAQECGYCLDNHHHALADAEACAHIAMQIL; from the coding sequence ATGAAAGATTTTGTAGCGATAGATTTTGAAACCGCTAACAGTGAAAGAAGCAGCGTTTGTTCGATTGGAATTGTAATTGTTAGAAATGGAGTGATTACGGATTCATTCTATTCTACTATTCAACCTGAACCCAACTATTATTCATATTGGTGCACTAAAGTGCATGGACTCACAAAGAGTGACACCGAAGAGTCGCCTTGCTTTCACGAGATTTGGAAACAAATTGAACCAAAAATTGGCAATTTGCCCTTTGTTGCGCACAATAGTAGGTTTGATGAGAGCTGTCTTAAAGCTGTATTCAGAGTGTATCAAATGGATTATCCAGATTATATTTTCTTCGATACTCTTGCCGCAGCACGTCGAGTTCTCCCCCATCTTCCAAACCATCAACTGCATACAGTTGCTCAAGAATGTGGCTATTGTTTAGATAATCACCATCATGCTCTTGCCGATGCCGAAGCTTGTGCCCACATTGCAATGCAAATTCTATAA
- a CDS encoding arylsulfatase: protein MKKITQITYTLPPALLVALIAQAKEFKEQKGKNTNKPNVILIYADDLGYGDLECYGAKNIQTPNVNKLAKNGIRFTNAHATASTSTPSRYSLLTGEYAWRRKDTDVAPGNAGMIIRPEQFTMADMFKSAGYTTCAIGKWHLGLGDKTGQQDWNAPLPSALGDIGFDYHYIMAATADRVPCVFIENGKVANYDENAPIEVNYYRNFEGEPTGKDNPELLYNQKSSHGHDMSIVNGIGRIGYMKGGGKALWKDENIADSITTHAIKFISENREKPFFMYFATNDVHVPRFPHDRFRGKNKMGVRGDAIAQFDWSVGEIVKALEKYHLLDNTLIVISSDNGPVVDDGYQDRAEELLNGHSPAGPFRGNKYSSFEGGTAVPVIVSWKNKIAKKQESDVLLSQADWFASFAHLVGARLPKGSAFDSENHLSNLLGEKTNAREWVLEQSNTRVLSVRTQKWKYIEPSDGPKMIQWGPKIETGNNAQPQLFDMQASNFEEKNVAKDHPQVVYDMQNILRRERSKK from the coding sequence ATGAAGAAAATAACCCAAATAACCTATACACTTCCCCCCGCACTTTTAGTGGCTTTAATAGCACAAGCAAAAGAGTTTAAAGAACAAAAAGGTAAAAATACCAATAAACCCAACGTTATTTTGATTTATGCAGACGATCTTGGATATGGTGATTTAGAGTGTTATGGAGCCAAAAATATACAAACTCCCAATGTAAATAAGCTGGCAAAAAATGGTATTCGTTTTACAAATGCTCATGCAACAGCGTCAACAAGTACCCCATCTCGTTATTCTTTATTGACAGGCGAATATGCTTGGCGACGTAAAGATACCGATGTTGCGCCAGGAAATGCAGGTATGATCATTCGACCAGAGCAGTTTACAATGGCCGATATGTTTAAAAGTGCAGGTTATACAACATGCGCAATAGGAAAATGGCATTTGGGTTTAGGGGATAAAACAGGTCAACAAGATTGGAATGCTCCACTTCCTTCGGCTCTAGGTGATATCGGTTTCGATTATCATTACATCATGGCAGCCACTGCAGATCGTGTTCCTTGCGTCTTTATAGAGAATGGAAAGGTGGCTAATTATGATGAAAATGCGCCTATAGAGGTGAATTATTATCGTAATTTCGAGGGCGAACCAACAGGAAAAGACAATCCCGAATTATTGTATAATCAAAAGTCTAGTCACGGACACGATATGAGTATCGTTAATGGTATTGGTAGAATTGGTTATATGAAAGGCGGCGGAAAGGCTCTTTGGAAAGACGAAAATATTGCCGATAGCATAACAACCCATGCCATTAAGTTTATCTCTGAAAATAGAGAAAAGCCCTTCTTTATGTATTTTGCTACCAATGATGTACACGTTCCACGCTTCCCTCACGATCGATTTAGAGGCAAAAACAAAATGGGAGTGCGTGGAGATGCTATTGCACAGTTCGACTGGTCGGTAGGAGAAATCGTGAAAGCACTAGAGAAATATCATCTTTTAGATAATACACTCATCGTTATTAGTAGTGACAATGGACCTGTTGTAGACGATGGTTATCAAGATAGAGCAGAAGAATTGCTTAACGGACATAGCCCAGCAGGACCTTTCAGAGGCAATAAATACAGCTCTTTTGAAGGTGGAACTGCCGTACCTGTAATTGTTTCATGGAAGAATAAAATTGCAAAGAAACAAGAGTCAGATGTTCTTTTGTCGCAAGCCGATTGGTTTGCATCATTCGCTCACCTTGTAGGAGCACGTCTACCAAAGGGAAGTGCCTTTGATAGTGAAAATCACTTGTCTAATCTTTTAGGTGAAAAAACAAATGCTCGTGAATGGGTTCTTGAGCAAAGTAATACCCGAGTGCTATCGGTTAGAACACAAAAATGGAAGTATATCGAGCCTAGCGATGGTCCAAAGATGATTCAATGGGGACCTAAAATCGAAACAGGTAATAACGCTCAGCCACAGCTTTTCGATATGCAAGCATCTAATTTCGAAGAAAAGAACGTTGCAAAAGACCACCCACAAGTGGTTTATGATATGCAAAACATCTTACGAAGAGAACGCAGTAAGAAATAA
- a CDS encoding anaerobic sulfatase-maturation protein, which produces MNTYAPFAKPLYVMLKPVGSSCNLSCKYCYYLEKQFLYASNKSMWMDETLLERFIQQYLLSQTQPQVSFTWHGGEPLLRPISFYEKALKLQQKYGKGYDIQNSLQTNGTLITDEWCRFFKDNDFLIGLSIDGTAAMHNLYRTTPRGKDTFGEVMRGIDLLNKHGVEWNAMAVVNNQNADHPIEFYNFFKSIGCHFIQFTPIVERQIQHSDGRHLASLKDKDLLVTSYSVTAEQWGTFLCTIFDEWLKEDVGDYYVQLFDATLANWVGVTPSICTLARTCGHAGVMEHNGDVYACDHFVFPEYKLGNIKDKTLTEMMYSPQQLTFGKNKHNLLPKQCKECPYLFACNGECPKNRFINDSYGMPGLNYLCKGYKRFFAHVAPYMDFMKAEYEAGRPPSNVMEWAKNNAIEL; this is translated from the coding sequence TTGAATACATACGCACCCTTCGCCAAACCACTTTATGTGATGCTAAAGCCTGTAGGCAGTAGCTGTAATTTATCGTGTAAATATTGTTATTACTTAGAAAAGCAGTTCTTATATGCAAGTAATAAGAGTATGTGGATGGACGAAACGCTCCTCGAAAGATTTATTCAACAATATCTATTGTCACAAACTCAGCCCCAAGTGTCCTTCACTTGGCATGGCGGTGAGCCTCTTCTTCGTCCTATATCATTCTACGAAAAGGCACTGAAGTTACAACAAAAGTATGGCAAAGGATATGATATTCAAAATAGCTTACAAACCAATGGAACCCTCATTACAGACGAGTGGTGCCGTTTCTTTAAAGATAATGACTTTTTAATTGGGCTTTCTATCGATGGAACTGCAGCTATGCACAATCTTTATCGCACCACACCTCGTGGCAAAGATACCTTTGGTGAGGTGATGAGAGGAATAGACTTGCTTAATAAACATGGTGTAGAATGGAATGCAATGGCTGTTGTTAACAATCAAAATGCCGATCATCCCATCGAATTCTACAATTTCTTTAAAAGCATTGGTTGCCATTTCATTCAGTTTACTCCAATTGTTGAGCGACAAATACAACACTCAGATGGCAGGCATCTTGCCTCTTTAAAAGATAAAGACTTGCTCGTTACTTCTTATTCAGTTACTGCCGAGCAGTGGGGAACGTTCCTGTGTACTATTTTCGACGAGTGGCTTAAAGAAGATGTAGGCGACTATTATGTTCAACTTTTCGATGCAACGTTAGCCAATTGGGTAGGGGTTACGCCAAGTATATGTACCCTTGCACGTACATGTGGGCATGCTGGAGTAATGGAACACAATGGAGATGTGTATGCATGCGACCACTTTGTGTTTCCTGAATATAAGTTAGGAAACATTAAAGACAAAACGCTTACAGAGATGATGTATAGTCCTCAACAGCTAACCTTTGGTAAAAACAAACATAATTTGTTGCCCAAGCAATGCAAAGAGTGTCCCTATCTATTTGCATGTAATGGCGAATGCCCTAAAAATAGATTCATCAATGACAGCTATGGCATGCCAGGCCTCAACTATTTATGTAAAGGTTATAAAC